The Spirosoma sp. SC4-14 DNA window TTTCTGGCTCGATCTGAGGGTTATTCAGAGTTACTTCGAGCCCGGTTTTCATGATCGTTAGTGGCGTGCGAAGCTCATGAGCGGCAGCGCCAAAAAAATTGCGCTGTAGTTCGGCACTCTCCCTAATCCGGGCCAGCATTTGATTTAGGGTATCGGTCAAACGGTAAAGTTCGTCGTGAGTTCGGGGTAGTTCGATTGACTCAATAGTTGCCGCATTCGTAATTTTTCCAGCCTGACGAACAATGGCCTGAATGGGTTTCAAAAGCCAGCCCGCAACAATATACCCGCCCACAAAAGCCAGCCCAAGGCTTATGAGCCACCCTACCCCAAATACCCACCGCAACTGAATCATATCCTGAACCAGGCTATCTTTCGGAACAGCAAGTGTCAGACTCGTTAGCCCGTTCGGCAACTGAAACGGTGTGGTCTGAACCGTAACCGACTGATACCAATGCAACTGGTGGCGAGAATCGTAGGCCATCCCCGACTGGTCAGGGAAGTCGGGGCTCTGAAAAAGTGTATGTGTTTCGCCATAGGCCTGATAGCAGACTTTCATTTTTTCCGTTTCGGCGGGTAGTGGCAACACAATTGGATCGGGACTAACCTGTGAAAGCAACCATCCAGCTCGGGTCTGAATGGCCCGATCAAAGGCAATCTGTAGGCTTTTCTCGGCTCGCAGTAGCATAAACCAGCCAGCCAGCAGGCTTATTGCCCCGAAAACGACGGTGATAGCCAACACAATCCGACTGCGCAGATTCATAACGATTTGAGTCGATAGCCGCGACCCACAAGTGTTTCAATTAAACCAGATATGCCGACAGCATCTATTTTTTTTCGTAGTTGGTAGATGTGTACCTCAATAACATTGCTGCCCATGTCGTAATCAACCGACCAGACTTTCTCGGCAATTTCGTTTTTCGTTACCAGCATTCCGGCACGTCGTATTAGTAATTCGAGCAACGCAAACTCCCGATTTGTCAGATCGAGTTTTTTGCCAGCCTTCAGTACTTCGTGCGAGACAAGTCTTATTTCCAGATCAGCAACACGCAGAATTATGCTAT harbors:
- a CDS encoding HAMP domain-containing sensor histidine kinase, which translates into the protein MNLRSRIVLAITVVFGAISLLAGWFMLLRAEKSLQIAFDRAIQTRAGWLLSQVSPDPIVLPLPAETEKMKVCYQAYGETHTLFQSPDFPDQSGMAYDSRHQLHWYQSVTVQTTPFQLPNGLTSLTLAVPKDSLVQDMIQLRWVFGVGWLISLGLAFVGGYIVAGWLLKPIQAIVRQAGKITNAATIESIELPRTHDELYRLTDTLNQMLARIRESAELQRNFFGAAAHELRTPLTIMKTGLEVTLNNPQIEPETVSLLTGQLDDVRRLTRLLDEFLTLSHPDVERRTLKKAMVSLPSLVKNCIRQLQSIADEYDVKIELDVPNQEIEMLMTDPVKLEQVLLNLIENAVKYAVGGSIVFVLLRWDSVPVVVVQNQTHNETGPVLDLIQPYFRADPLKEGHGLGLWISHQLTNLLKGQLAIRWANFQFISTLTLPKKID